In a genomic window of Parambassis ranga chromosome 24, fParRan2.1, whole genome shotgun sequence:
- the ptger2b gene encoding prostaglandin E receptor 2b subtype EP2, with protein MGLSEGFNGFSDHHRCQNITEVDPDSQPITSAIMFVAGVVGDTVALVLMKVRRKKSTPSLYQVLVTTLLMTDLLGSLSVSPVVLSAYARRKTLLGMSSNRELCSYFGFSMTFLSLSTLAILCVTALERYFSLAQPYFYERHLSIFRGYITIALIYVCSVLFCVAPLLISAGQYVQYCPGTWCFLKMNVEKRVYVVIYASLMLIMTSSTVVCNISVIYLLVMMYRRRQARRTGASPQSFRTSLSMTEEVEHLLPLVIITVVFIFCTFPLILRVYIHITTTTKVNDAEDLKALRFLSCHSIINPWVFIILRPSVIKVIWRKMRPKKSMEAWGADRSGQAKQTDRRPPGAGQ; from the exons ATGGGTCTTTCGGAGGGATTCAACGGGTTCTCAGACCACCACAGATGTCAAAACATTACCGAGGTGGACCCTGACAGCCAGCCCATCACCTCAGCGATCATGTTCGTGGCCGGTGTCGTGGGCGATACTGTGGCGCTGGTGTTAATGAAAGTTCGACGGAAGAAGAGCACCCCGTCCTTGTACCAGGTCCTGGTGACTACGCTCCTCATGACGGACCTGCTCGGCTCCCTCTCCGTCAGTCCTGTGGTTCTGTCAGCATACGCTCGGAGGAAGACTCTTCTAGGAATGAGTTCAAACCGGGAGCTCTGCTCTTACTTCGGATTCAGTATGACTTTTCTGAGCCTCTCCACGCTGGCCATCCTGTGCGTAACGGCGCTGGAGCGGTATTTCTCCCTGGCTCAGCCTTACTTTTACGAGAGACACCTCAGCATTTTTCGTGGTTACATCACTATTGCTCTCATCTACGTGTGTAGCGTCCTTTTCTGTGTCGCTCCTTTGCTGATCAGTGCAGGTCAGTACGTGCAGTACTGTCCGGGGACCTGGTGTTTCCTGAAGATGAACGTTGAAAAAAGGGTTTACGTCGTAATTTACGCATCTCTCATGCTCATCATGACCTCGAGCACGGTGGTGTGCAACATTTCTGTCATCTACCTCTTGGTTATGATGTACCGGAGACGACAAGCACGTCGAACCGGAGCGTCTCCTCAGTCCTTCCGGACGTCTCTGTCTATGACAGAGGAAGTGGAGCATCTCCTGCCGCTGGTCATCATTACCGTGGTCTTCATCTTCTGCACCTTCCCCTTAATA CTCAGGGTGTACATACACATCACAACCACCACCAAGGTAAATGATGCTGAGGACCTCAAAGCTTTACGTTTTCTGTCCTGCCACTCGATCATCAACCCCTGGGTCTTCATCATCCTCCGGCCCTCCGTCATCAAGGTCATCTGGAGGAAGATGAGACCCAAAAAGTCCATGGAAGCCTGGGGGGCTGATCGGAGCGGTCAGGCCAAACAGACTGATAGGAGGCCTCCGGGAGCGGGGCAATGA
- the zfp36l1b gene encoding mRNA decay activator protein ZFP36L1b — protein sequence MTASAMSPFLEYGEVSKKNNNILNGSLGGPQLMSVPCSSPNLPPCTTAGSVLDKKVVGAPSAAGIFQRSHSVSLPSAKFSHNQFVNSLKMESSLGLSSTCSSSNKENRFRERSFSELNDRLRPGSQVCVGGSSQVNSSRYKTELCRPFEENGTCKYGDKCQFAHGIHELRSLSRHPKYKTELCRTFHTIGFCPYGPRCHFIHNADERRGPSLASGFNKLERPRLQHSFSFAGFPSSGGAQDSPTSVTPPPMLSLEDMTEWQNNPFTYSSQELASLFGPSLGPSNASESQGPTPPSPTTSSFFKPSSESPPTPPDSLSDMEGYQSSVGSQSGSESPILDASHRLPIFSTLSISDD from the exons ATGACAGCGTCTGCTATGTCTCCTTTCTTGGAGTACGGAGAAGTATCTAAAAAG AACAACAACATCCTAAACGGCAGTCTTGGTGGACCTCAGCTGATGTCTGTCCCATGCTCCAGCCCCAACCTCCCCCCTTGCACCACTGCTGGGTCTGTGCTGGACAAGAAGGTGGTGGGGGCCCCCTCTGCAGCTGGCATATTCCAACGGTCTCACTCAGTCAGCTTGCCCAGTGCCAAGTTCAGCCACAACCAGTTTGTCAACAGCCTTAAAATGGAGTCCTCACTGGGTTTgagcagcacatgtagcagcagCAACAAGGAGAATCGGTTTCGTGAACGCTCCTTCTCAGAGCTGAACGACCGGTTGCGCCCTGGCAGTCAGGTATGTGTGGGAGGAAGCAGCCAAGTCAACTCAAGCCGCTATAAAACGGAGCTGTGCCGACCCTTTGAGGAAAATGGCACCTGCAAGTATGGAGACAAGTGCCAGTTTGCTCATGGAATACATGAGCTGCGCAGCCTGAGCCGCCATCCAAAGTACAAGACTGAGCTGTGCCGCACCTTTCACACCATTGGTTTCTGCCCATATGGCCCCCGCTGCCACTTCATCCACAACGCAGACGAGCGCCGCGGGCCCTCTCTTGCCTCTGGCTTCAACAAGCTGGAGCGTCCTCGGCTGCAGCACAGCTTCAGTTTTGCCGGTTTCCCCAGTTCTGGTGGTGCACAAGACAGCCCCACCTCAGTCACACCTCCACCCATGTTGTCTTTGGAAGACATGACAGAGTGGCAGAACAACCCCTTCACCTACTCCAGCCAAGAGCTTGCCAGCCTGTTCGGCCCCAGTTTGGGCCCCTCTAATGCATCAGAATCTCAGGGTCCAACCCCTCCTTCCCCGACCACCAGCAGTTTTTTCAAGCCCTCATCAGAGAGCCCTCCAACCCCACCAGATTCTCTGTCTGACATGGAGGGCTACCAGAGCAGTGTGGGCAGTCAGAGCGGCTCCGAGTCCCCAATCCTGGATGCCTCACACCGCCTCCCCATCTTTAGCACTCTGTCTATCTCTGATGATTAA
- the nus1 gene encoding dehydrodolichyl diphosphate synthase complex subunit nus1, whose translation MPLLYSLLWRFLLVLVHVNRAIVSWLRVRLRSWKGRLWERAVAALLLPFALTGFPDHQKKLNHNSDANATPVTGNRTDSRRLRWLSDGKSLEKLPVHIGLLVAEEEPSYTDIANLVVWCMAVGISYVSVYDNHGIFRKNNSRLLEEIIKQQQELLGVEGSKYGVEFLSNGTDKHVVSCRPTVKVLSPEDGKQRIVQVAQQLCRSVENKEKSSKDISVSMLDILLRESKNVPDPDLVVKFGPVDSTLGFLPWHIRLTEFISLPSHRNISYEDLFGALQQYSVCQQRLGQ comes from the exons ATGCCGCTGCTCTACAGCTTGTTGTGGCGGTTCCTGCTGGTCCTAGTCCACGTCAACAGAGCGATTGTCTCCTGGCTCCGTGTCCGTCTTCGGAGCTGGAAGGGCCGGCTCTGGGAGCGGGCAGTGGCCGCTTTGCTACTTCCCTTTGCCCTGACTGGGTTCCCGGACCACCAGAAGAAGTTGAATCATAACTCGGATGCTAACGCAACCCCCGTAACTGGAAACCGCACAGACAGTCGCCGGTTACGGTGGCTGTCAGACGGCAAGTCTTTGGAGAAGCTGCCGGTGCACATCGGCTTATTGGTAGCGGAAGAAGAGCCCAGTTATACGGACATAGCTAACCTGGTGGTCTGGTGTATGGCTGTCGGTATATCGTATGTCAGCGTCTACGATAATCACG GTATTTTCCGGAAGAACAACTCCCGTCTGCTAGAGGAGATTATAAAACAGCAACAGGAGTTGCTGGGTGTAGAAGGATCGAAATACGGTGTGGAGTTCCTGAGCAACGGGACTGACAAACATG TTGTGTCCTGCAGGCCCACGGTGAAGGTGCTGTCTCCAGAGGACGGGAAGCAGAGAATTGTCCAGGTGGCGCAGCAGCTCTGCCGCTCTGTGGAGAACAAAGAGAAGAGTTCCAAAGACATCAGCGTCTCCATGTTGGACATACTTCTCAGAG AGTCAAAGAATGTTCCAGACCCGGATCTGGTGGTGAAGTTTGGTCCTGTGGACAGCACGCTGGGCTTCCTTCCCTGGCACATCAGGCTCACTGAATTCAT ctCCCTGCCCTCCCACAGAAACATCTCCTATGAGGACCTGTTCGGCGCCCTGCAGCAGTACAGCGTCTGTCAGCAGCGACTCGGACAGTGA
- the slc35f1 gene encoding solute carrier family 35 member F1: MISVVSTVESVPRGTGTPAPSIYQRIRKVLTRDLLVTLALGQVLSLLICAIGLTSKYLADDFHANTPVFQSFLNYILLFLVYTTTLAVRQGEGNLLAILKQRWWKYMILGLVDIEANYLILKAYQYTTLSSVQLLDCFVIPVVLLLSWFFLLVRYKAVHFVGAGLCLLGIGCMVGADVLLGRQQGLGEQKLFGDLLVLGGATLYGISNVCEEFIVKNLSRVEFLGMMGLFGSFFSGIQLAIMEHKELLKVPWDWQIGLLYIGFSAFMFCLYSFMPVVMKRTSATSVNLSLLTADLYSLFCGLFLFHYKFSGLYLLSFFIIILGLVLYSSSSTYVAQDPRVYKQFRNTGGQPASDPSPLSPGILEPSVTYTSLSLEPGDELPVRVA, translated from the exons ATGATTTCTGTCGTCTCCACTGTTGAGAGCGTTCCCAGAGGTACGGGCACCCCGGCTCCGAGCATTTACCAGCGGATCAGGAAGGTCTTAACCAG GGACCTCTTGGTGACCTTGGCCCTGGGTCAGGTCCTGTCCCTGTTAATCTGTGCTATTGGTCTGACCAGCAAGTACTTGGCTGATGACTTCCACGCTAACACACCAGTGTTCCAGAGTTTCCTCAACTACATTCTGCTGTTTCTGGTCTACACCACCACGTTAGCAGTCAGGCAAG GGGAAGGGAACTTACTGGCTATTCTGAAGCAGCGCTGGTGGAAATACATGATTCTAGGTTTAGTAGACATTGAGGCCAACTATCTGATCCTTAAGGCTTACCAGTACACCACACTCTCCAGTGTACAG CTGTTAGACTGCTTTGTCATCCCAGTGGTTCTGCTGCTTTCCTGGTTCTTTCTCCTGGTGAGGTATAAGGCTGTCCACTTTGTGGGGGCAGGGCTGTGTTTACTGGGCATCGGCTGCATGGTAGGAGCCGACGTTCTGCTGGGCCGGCAGCAAGGCCTTG GTGAGCAGAAACTGTTCGGGGATCTTTTGGTTTTAGGTGGAGCAACGCTGTACGGCATCTCCAACGTGTGTGAGGAGTTCATCGTGAAGAACCTGAGCCGCGTGGAGTTCCTCGGCATGATGGGACTGTTCGGATCCTTCTTCAGCGGCATTCAACT GGCCATCATGGAGCACAAGGAGCTGCTGAAGGTGCCCTGGGACTGGCAAATAG gACTGTTGTACATCGGTTTCAGCGCCTTCATGTTCTGCCTGTACAGCTTCATGCCCGTGGTGATGAAGAGGACCAGTGCCACCTCAGTCAATCTCTCTCTGCTCACAGCCGACCTGTACAGCCTCTTCTGTGGACTCTTCCTCTTTCACTACAAG TTCTCTGGCCTCTACCTGTTGTCTTTCTTCATCATTATCTTGGGCTTGGTCCTTTACTCGTCCTCGTCCACCTACGTTGCCCAGGACCCGCGTGTCTACAAGCAGTTCAGGAACACAGGCGGTCAACCGGCTTCCGACCCGTCCCCACTTAGTCCCGGAATCCTGGAGCCCTCCGTCACCTACACCAGCCTGAGTCTGGAGCCGGGGGACGAGCTTCCTGTGCGTGTGGCCTAA